Proteins from one Staphylococcus sp. IVB6214 genomic window:
- the parC gene encoding DNA topoisomerase IV subunit A: MAEVIQSLPLEDVIGDRFGRYSKYIIQERALPDVRDGLKPVQRRILYSMYSSGNTYDKNFRKSAKTVGDVIGNLHPHGDSSVYDAMVRLSQDWKLRHLLVEMHGNNGSIDNDPPAAMRYTEAKLSQLSEQLLRDLNKETVDFVPNYDDTQMEPMVLPARLPNLLINGSTGISAGYATDIPPHNLAEVITATLKLIDNPDMTVKQLMKYIKGPDFPTGGIIQGIDGIQKAYETGKGKVIVRAKTETETLRNGRSQIIVTEIPYEVNKGNLVKKIDELRADKKVEGIIEVRDETDRSGLRIAIELKKDINASAILNYLFKNTDLQVAYNFNMVAISDGRPKLMGIKQIIDCYLSHQIEVVSRRTKFDLKHAEDRMHIVEGLMKALSILDEVIALIRESKNKRDAKDNLVATYDFTEAQAEAIVMLQLYRLTNTDIVALQEEHDALANKIAGLQHILNDHQALLNVIKTELEEIKKQFKDQRLSTIEAEIAEIKIDKEVLVPSEVVMVSVTHEGYMKRTSLRSYNASGKEEIGLKTNDHVIKCLEVNTQDTALVFTNKGRYLSVPVHKIPDIKWKDLGQHISQIASIDEDEMIIDYDVVFKFDDHAAIMTTTRNGMIKMTTLSHYKTARHSKPLVAMKLKDDDSVISAVKVDVTKPEQLVTLLSYKGMSLTYPISELPTTGIRTSGVKAINLKAGDHVVMANIVSEADTVLIATQRGALKRIGFNVLQVAKRAQRGITLLKELKKQPHRIVAARVCDASTAQYHLISDEDEHIGQINKIHLSEQYTNGSFVVDTTTFGEVKNLYVSE; encoded by the coding sequence ATGGCTGAGGTAATACAAAGTTTACCGTTAGAAGATGTAATAGGCGACCGTTTTGGACGATACAGTAAATACATTATCCAAGAACGTGCCTTACCGGATGTTCGTGATGGTTTAAAACCTGTACAAAGACGTATTTTATATTCGATGTATTCAAGTGGAAATACTTACGATAAAAATTTCCGTAAAAGTGCCAAAACAGTCGGTGATGTTATTGGGAACCTTCATCCCCATGGTGATAGTTCTGTATACGATGCCATGGTACGTTTGAGTCAAGATTGGAAGTTGCGCCATTTACTCGTTGAAATGCACGGGAATAACGGGAGTATTGACAATGACCCACCGGCAGCGATGCGTTATACAGAAGCAAAGTTAAGTCAACTATCTGAACAACTGTTGCGTGATTTGAACAAAGAAACAGTTGATTTTGTTCCAAACTATGATGATACACAAATGGAACCCATGGTGTTGCCTGCACGATTGCCTAACTTATTGATCAATGGTTCTACTGGTATCTCGGCAGGTTATGCGACAGATATTCCACCGCATAACTTAGCAGAAGTGATTACGGCTACGTTGAAATTGATCGACAACCCGGATATGACTGTGAAGCAATTGATGAAGTATATCAAAGGGCCTGACTTCCCAACGGGCGGTATTATTCAAGGCATTGACGGCATCCAAAAAGCGTATGAGACAGGTAAAGGCAAGGTGATCGTACGTGCAAAAACTGAAACCGAAACGTTACGAAATGGCCGCAGTCAAATTATTGTAACGGAAATTCCTTATGAAGTGAATAAAGGGAATCTCGTTAAAAAAATTGATGAACTGCGTGCGGATAAAAAAGTTGAAGGGATTATCGAAGTACGTGATGAGACTGATCGAAGCGGTTTGAGAATTGCAATTGAACTGAAAAAAGATATCAATGCGTCAGCAATCCTTAATTACTTATTCAAAAACACTGATTTACAAGTCGCATATAACTTCAATATGGTTGCAATTAGTGATGGTCGTCCAAAGTTGATGGGTATTAAGCAAATTATCGATTGCTATTTAAGTCACCAAATTGAAGTTGTTTCACGCCGCACAAAATTCGACTTAAAACATGCTGAAGACCGCATGCATATTGTAGAAGGTCTGATGAAAGCACTGTCTATTTTGGATGAAGTCATTGCTTTAATTCGTGAGTCGAAAAACAAACGTGACGCCAAAGATAACTTAGTAGCAACTTATGATTTTACCGAAGCACAAGCGGAAGCAATTGTCATGTTGCAACTGTATCGCCTAACGAATACCGATATTGTGGCTTTGCAAGAAGAGCACGATGCGTTAGCAAATAAAATCGCTGGGCTTCAACATATTTTAAATGATCATCAAGCATTGTTAAATGTGATTAAAACAGAATTAGAAGAAATTAAGAAACAATTTAAAGATCAGAGATTGTCAACGATTGAAGCAGAGATTGCTGAGATAAAAATTGATAAAGAAGTCCTTGTACCTAGTGAAGTTGTAATGGTAAGCGTAACGCACGAAGGATATATGAAGCGAACATCCTTACGTAGCTATAATGCTTCTGGTAAAGAAGAAATTGGCTTGAAAACAAATGATCATGTCATTAAATGCCTAGAAGTAAATACCCAAGATACGGCACTCGTTTTTACGAATAAAGGACGTTATTTATCTGTGCCTGTGCACAAAATTCCTGATATCAAATGGAAAGATTTGGGGCAACATATCTCACAAATTGCATCGATTGATGAAGATGAAATGATTATTGATTATGATGTTGTGTTTAAGTTTGATGATCATGCAGCAATTATGACAACAACACGTAACGGTATGATTAAAATGACAACGTTGTCTCACTATAAAACAGCACGTCATTCAAAACCGCTTGTTGCAATGAAACTAAAAGATGATGATTCAGTTATCAGTGCTGTGAAAGTAGATGTAACTAAACCTGAACAGCTCGTGACATTACTGTCTTACAAGGGGATGTCACTGACATATCCAATTTCCGAATTGCCTACAACAGGCATTCGTACAAGTGGTGTGAAAGCTATTAACTTGAAAGCTGGAGATCATGTTGTGATGGCTAACATAGTTAGCGAAGCGGATACTGTATTGATTGCCACACAGCGTGGTGCATTGAAGCGTATTGGGTTTAATGTGCTTCAAGTGGCGAAGCGTGCGCAACGTGGTATTACACTACTGAAGGAATTAAAAAAACAACCGCATCGTATCGTGGCTGCACGTGTATGTGATGCGTCTACTGCACAATATCATTTAATTTCAGATGAAGATGAACATATTGGGCAAATTAACAAAATACATCTATCTGAGCAATATACAAATGGTTCATTTGTTGTTGATACGACTACGTTTGGTGAAGTAAAAAATCTTTATGTTAGTGAATAA
- the parE gene encoding DNA topoisomerase IV subunit B, with protein sequence MSAKKKNNYSDDAIQVLEGLEAVRKRPGMYIGSTDKRGLHHLVYEVVDNSVDEVLNGYGDEIQVTINADESITIADNGRGMPTGMHQSGKPTVEVIFTVLHAGGKFGQGGYKTSGGLHGVGASVVNALSEWLTVEIHRDGKVFEQQFAHGGVPQTSLVKKGKTKRTGTIVTFKPDPEIFKSATSFNFDTLSERFQESSFLLQGLKITMEDKRQGKERQEVYHYEEGIKAFVNYVNEGKETLHDVALFQGTVNDIEVDVAFQYNDQYSESILSFVNNVRTKDGGTHEVGFKTAMTRVFNEYSRRIGELKPKDKNVEGNDIREGLTAIVSVRIPEHLLQFEGQTKSKLGTPEARSAVDTLIAEKLPFYLEEKGQLSKALVKKAIKAQQAREAARKAREDARSGKKNRRKDTLLSGKLTPAQSKNTKKNELYLVEGDSAGGSAKLGRDRKFQAILPLRGKVINTEKARLEDIFKNEEINTIIHTIGAGVGNDFNLEDSNYNRVIIMTDADTDGAHIQVLLLTFFFKYMRPLVREGHVYIALPPLYKLEKGKGKQKRVEYAWTDEELEKLQKKLGKGFMLQRYKGLGEMNPEQLWETTMNPETRTLIQVQIDDEVRSSKRVSTLMGDKVAPRREWIERHVQFGMQEDQSILENDEVQILVKDEADGEDA encoded by the coding sequence GTGTCAGCGAAAAAGAAGAATAATTATTCGGATGATGCGATACAAGTATTAGAAGGTCTAGAAGCAGTACGCAAAAGACCAGGTATGTATATAGGTTCTACAGATAAGCGCGGGTTACATCACCTTGTATACGAAGTCGTTGATAACTCTGTCGATGAAGTCTTGAACGGCTATGGTGACGAGATTCAAGTCACTATCAATGCTGATGAAAGCATTACGATTGCAGATAATGGACGTGGCATGCCGACTGGGATGCACCAATCAGGCAAACCGACTGTCGAAGTCATCTTCACAGTACTACATGCTGGTGGTAAGTTTGGCCAAGGTGGTTATAAAACATCAGGTGGACTACACGGTGTAGGTGCGTCTGTTGTCAATGCGCTAAGTGAATGGTTAACTGTTGAGATTCATCGTGATGGTAAGGTGTTCGAACAACAATTTGCACATGGTGGCGTTCCACAAACAAGTCTTGTCAAAAAAGGAAAAACAAAAAGAACAGGAACAATTGTCACATTCAAACCCGACCCGGAAATTTTTAAAAGTGCAACGTCCTTTAATTTCGACACATTAAGTGAACGTTTCCAAGAGTCTTCCTTCTTATTACAAGGATTGAAAATCACGATGGAAGATAAGCGACAAGGGAAAGAGCGACAAGAAGTGTATCATTATGAAGAAGGTATCAAAGCCTTTGTCAATTATGTCAATGAAGGAAAAGAAACCCTTCATGATGTCGCACTCTTTCAAGGGACGGTCAATGATATCGAAGTCGATGTCGCGTTTCAATATAACGACCAATATTCAGAAAGCATTTTAAGTTTTGTTAATAACGTACGTACTAAAGATGGTGGTACACACGAAGTTGGATTTAAAACAGCGATGACGCGTGTATTCAATGAATATTCTCGACGTATTGGTGAGTTGAAGCCGAAAGATAAGAATGTCGAAGGGAATGATATTCGTGAAGGATTGACAGCAATTGTGTCTGTGCGTATTCCTGAACATTTATTACAGTTTGAAGGGCAGACGAAGTCGAAGCTGGGAACGCCTGAAGCAAGAAGTGCAGTTGATACTTTAATTGCTGAGAAATTACCGTTTTATTTGGAAGAAAAAGGACAATTGTCTAAAGCCTTAGTGAAAAAGGCGATCAAAGCACAACAAGCGAGAGAAGCGGCACGAAAAGCACGTGAAGATGCTCGCTCTGGCAAAAAGAATCGACGCAAAGATACATTGTTGTCAGGAAAGCTGACGCCAGCACAAAGTAAAAATACGAAAAAGAATGAATTGTATCTTGTCGAAGGGGATTCTGCCGGCGGTTCTGCCAAACTAGGACGCGACCGTAAATTCCAAGCGATCTTACCATTGCGTGGGAAAGTGATCAATACTGAAAAAGCCCGTTTAGAAGATATTTTTAAAAATGAAGAGATCAATACAATTATCCATACAATTGGTGCCGGTGTCGGAAATGACTTTAACTTAGAAGATAGTAACTACAATCGTGTTATTATCATGACCGATGCCGATACAGATGGTGCGCATATTCAAGTGCTCTTATTAACATTCTTTTTCAAGTATATGCGTCCACTAGTTCGTGAAGGGCACGTGTATATTGCTTTGCCACCCCTTTATAAGTTAGAAAAAGGGAAAGGGAAACAAAAACGTGTAGAATATGCATGGACTGACGAAGAATTAGAGAAGTTGCAGAAAAAACTTGGTAAAGGATTCATGTTGCAACGCTATAAAGGTTTAGGTGAGATGAACCCTGAACAATTATGGGAAACAACGATGAATCCAGAAACGCGTACATTGATTCAAGTTCAAATTGATGATGAAGTACGCTCATCTAAACGTGTATCAACATTGATGGGGGATAAAGTTGCCCCTCGTCGTGAATGGATTGAACGTCATGTACAGTTTGGTATGCAGGAAGATCAAAGTATTCTAGAAAATGATGAAGTGCAAATATTAGTTAAAGATGAAGCGGACGGGGAGGATGCATAA
- the plsY gene encoding glycerol-3-phosphate 1-O-acyltransferase PlsY, with translation MALCLLFIASYLIGSIPSGYLIGKIFFNKDIRNYGSGNMGATNSFRVLGKPAGFAVTFFDILKGTIVVFLPLWFNVDVHGLIVGIFAIIGHVYPIYLKFRGGKAVATSAGVLLGVNPWLFLILVGVFFITLYLSKYVSLSSIVGASCCVIGSLIVHDYILLVVSFAVTCLLIFRHTSNIKRILNGTEPKIKWM, from the coding sequence ATGGCATTATGCCTTTTATTTATTGCAAGTTATTTAATCGGATCCATTCCAAGTGGTTATCTGATCGGTAAAATATTTTTCAACAAAGACATTCGTAATTACGGTAGCGGGAATATGGGTGCCACAAATAGTTTCCGAGTACTCGGAAAGCCCGCTGGTTTTGCTGTAACATTTTTTGATATTCTTAAAGGGACGATCGTTGTGTTCCTACCTTTATGGTTCAACGTTGATGTCCATGGCCTTATCGTGGGTATTTTCGCCATTATCGGTCATGTGTATCCCATCTATTTAAAATTTCGTGGTGGGAAAGCTGTCGCAACAAGTGCTGGCGTTCTATTAGGTGTCAATCCTTGGCTATTCCTTATACTCGTTGGTGTTTTCTTTATTACACTCTATTTATCAAAATATGTTTCTCTATCAAGCATAGTCGGAGCAAGTTGCTGCGTGATTGGATCACTCATCGTTCATGACTACATTTTGCTTGTTGTTAGCTTTGCTGTTACATGTTTGTTGATATTCCGACATACGAGTAATATTAAACGCATCTTGAATGGAACAGAACCTAAGATAAAGTGGATGTAA
- a CDS encoding thioesterase family protein has protein sequence MLYALTEIEVRYQETDQMGVVYHGNYATWFEVARTDYIRKLGLDYMEMEQQGVVSPVTELNVQYKKSVGYPEKVTVKTWVSKFSRLRSRYQYEIYNSDGEIVTTGYTDNVIITKEEGRPLRLDKAFPNWYDVYNDVDKRNKEGENLELKRTNQ, from the coding sequence ATGTTATATGCATTAACGGAAATAGAAGTGCGCTACCAAGAAACAGATCAAATGGGTGTTGTATATCATGGTAACTATGCGACATGGTTTGAAGTAGCACGTACGGACTACATTCGAAAGTTAGGCCTTGACTATATGGAAATGGAACAACAGGGCGTCGTATCACCTGTGACAGAATTGAATGTTCAATACAAAAAAAGTGTGGGATACCCTGAAAAAGTAACTGTAAAAACGTGGGTCTCTAAGTTTTCTCGATTACGCTCTCGTTACCAATATGAGATTTATAATTCTGACGGGGAGATTGTCACAACAGGTTATACTGACAATGTGATTATTACTAAGGAAGAGGGCAGACCGCTTCGCCTTGATAAAGCTTTTCCAAATTGGTATGACGTATACAATGATGTTGATAAGCGAAACAAAGAAGGAGAAAACCTTGAACTAAAAAGAACCAATCAATAG